In Archocentrus centrarchus isolate MPI-CPG fArcCen1 unplaced genomic scaffold, fArcCen1 scaffold_36_ctg1, whole genome shotgun sequence, a genomic segment contains:
- the LOC115776643 gene encoding U3 small nucleolar RNA-associated protein 14 homolog A, with protein MAKVSKKKAKTKNVKTAEQSSAENPDMLYDGGEDELVGADADMSSEEEEDGYDERKRQKLLEAISALGGKRKKTLGERSEAAVQMSELTVNAEGEGDKIELSDLIGSMAKTPGLSGKTKKRLKNMEHSRKAIDCPLSKQESERIQRDLAFQKVSKEVSHWNSVITQNQRAEQLVFPLNQGPSGPQPMERVVVGWKAQTPLEQEVFSLLSANKQPINDPILTPTEEASMKAMSLEEAKIRRAELQKARALQSYYEAKARRQRKIKSKKYHKVQNKAKRKDFLKQFDEMVKKDPAAALEELNKMELARMQERMSLKHQNSGKWAKSKAIMAKYDEEARTAIQQQLEVNKNLTQKVVTSLNNEEEEEEEEEGAGDAEVLPDFVNDAEQGLDFSNPWLSGTLSQDPAEETSDAVTVTVSAEENVAEEEEVEETEEEALLREFDSRRKLRQAQEADTAAAIPVVVVVVEEEEEEDDDNDASDKEATGLLRGLAEGCGEADQAADTDTSAQLEEGLRIRDVEDVELLTQEEVELEEETTDKVPVKLQHPPATESFQNAGKTRKVKKGIELKQVLTKDTQAIQVPFTPTVEDTEDAVGKLDQRGLIKEAFAGDDIISDFLKDKKKQEDAGKAKVVDLTLPGWGEWGGGGLKPSRRKSRRFRIKTAPPPPRKDQHLPGVIISEKRNSSISLHQVNTLPFPFESPSTFENTIRSPLGRTWNTECTVKKVTKPKVVTRLGAIIKPMTREELVKDRKQAGNSRLQELKLVK; from the coding sequence ATGGCTAAAGTTTCTAAGAAGAAAGCGAAAACAAAGAACGTGAAAACAGCGGAGCAGAGCAGCGCGGAGAACCCAGACATGCTCTACGACGGCGGGGAGGACGAGTTGGTCGGAGCAGACGCAGATATgagcagtgaggaggaggaggacggcTACGATGAGCGAAAACGCCAAAAACTGCTGGAGGCCATCAGCGCTCTCGGgggtaagaggaaaaaaactctGGGGGAGAGGTCCGAGGCGGCCGTGCAGATGTCGGAGTTAACGGTCAACGCGGAGGGGGAGGGCGACAAAATTGAGCTGTCGGACCTGATAGGCTCCATGGCGAAAACTCCCGGACTCTCAGGCAAGACCAAGAAGCGGCTTAAGAATATGGAGCACAGCAGAAAGGCCATAGACTGCCCCCTGAGCAAGCAGGAGAGTGAGCGGATACAGAGAGATCTGGCTTTTCAGAAGGTTTCCAAAGAGGTGAGCCACTGGAATAGTGTCATCACGCAGAATCAGAGGGCTGAGCAGCTGGTCTTCCCCCTCAACCAGGGGCCCTCCGGCCCCCAGCCCATGGAGAGGGTGGTGGTGGGCTGGAAGGCTCAGACTCCGCTTGAGCAAGAAGTCTTCAGCCTCCTGTCTGCCAACAAACAACCCATTAATGACCCCATTCTCACCCCCACCGAGGAGGCTTCCATGAAAGCGATGAGCCTGGAGGAAGCTAAGATCCGGCgtgcagagctgcagaaggCCCGAGCTCTGCAGTCCTACTACGAGGCCAAGGCAAGGCGGCAGAGGAAGATCAAGAGCAAGAAATACCACAAAGTGCAGAACAAGGCAAAGCGCAAGGATTTCCTGAAGCAGTTTGATGAAATGGTGAAGAAAGACCCAGCTGCTGCCCTAGAGGAGCTGAATAAGATGGAGCTGGCTAGGATGCAGGAGAGGATGTCACTAAAGCACCAGAACAGCGGCAAGTGGGCCAAGTCCAAGGCCATCATGGCCAAATATGATGAGGAGGCCCGCACAGCCATTCAGCAGCAACTCGAGGTGAACAAAAACCTGACCCAGAAGGTCGTGACCTCACTGAataatgaggaggaggaggaggaggaggaggagggagcagGTGACGCAGAGGTGCTGCCTGACTTTGTGAATGATGCAGAGCAAGGACTGGACTTTTCAAATCCTTGGTTGAGCGGGACGCTCTCTCAGGATCCTGCAGAGGAGACAAGTGATGCTGTGACCGTGACGGTTAGTGCAGAGGAAAATGtagctgaggaagaggaggtggaagagacagaagaagagGCGCTCCTCCGAGAATTTGATAGCAGGAGGAAACTGCGTCAGGCTCAGGAAGCTGACACTGCAGCTGCAATaccggtggtggtggtggtggtggaggaggaggaggaggaggatgacgaCAACGATGCATCTGACAAAGAGGCCACAGGTCTCCTCAGAGGACTAGCAGAGGGCTGTGGAGAGGCTGACCAAGCAGCTGACACTGACACCTCTGCCCAGCTGGAAGAGGGGCTCAGAATCAGGGATGTGGAGGATGTGGAGCTCCTCActcaggaggaggtggagctggaggaggaaacCACAGATAAAGTACCTGTTAAGCTACAGCATCCTCCAGCCACAGAAAGCTTTCAGAACGCAGGCAAAACAAGGAAGGTGAAGAAAGGGATCGAGCTGAAACAAGTTCTTACCAAGGACACGCAAGCCATCCAGGTTCCCTTCACTCCCACTGTCGAGGACACCGAGGACGCGGTGGGAAAGCTGGATCAGAGGGGGCTCATTAAAGAGGCCTTCGCTGGAGACGACATCATCTCTGACTTCCTCAAGGACAAGAAGAAGCAGGAGGATGCAGGGAAGGCTAAGGTAGTGGACCTGACACTGCCTGGGTGGGGTGAGTGGGGGGGAGGAGGACTCAAGCCGTCGCGCAGAAAAAGCCGGAGGTTCAGGATAAAGACGGCCCCGCCCCCACCCAGGAAAGACCAGCATCTACCAGGTGTCATTATCTCTGAGAAGAGGAACAGCTCCATCAGCCTCCATCAGGTGAACACCCTGCCCTTTCCCTTCGAGAGCCCCTCAACATTCGAGAACACCATCCGCTCTCCACTAGGCCGCACCTGGAACACGGAGTGCACCGTCAAAAAGGTCACCAAGCCCAAGGTGGTCACCAGGCTGGGAGCCATCATCAAGCCCATGACTCGGGAGGAGCTGGTGAAGGACAGGAAACAGGCAGGAAACAGCAGACTTCAGGAGCTGAAATTGGTGAAATGA